A DNA window from Mycobacterium sp. IDR2000157661 contains the following coding sequences:
- a CDS encoding sigma-70 family RNA polymerase sigma factor yields MTVALSRPQPPGPVTAQAADRPAAPPPEHEPVETVASERIDIDELFRRMADSSDDVERQRWRRRIITACMPIADRIAWRFVGRGEPPEDLLQVARIGLIHTVDRFDPNRGHFLSLAVPTIRGELKRYFRDNTWTVRVPRRMQETQMRLRDAVNTLSQRLCRAPTNDELARELDVSPEELAESQNANWAYQPLSLDSPVGAAESTTNDTLGSLQGCDDPRLGHVEDLMVVHDALAELDPRRRAVVGMIFFDCLTQREVAQRLNVSQVQISRLLNDTLCRIRQRVCSELPAA; encoded by the coding sequence ATGACCGTCGCGCTCAGTCGCCCGCAGCCACCCGGCCCAGTGACTGCCCAGGCAGCCGACCGGCCCGCGGCTCCACCGCCTGAGCACGAACCGGTGGAAACCGTCGCCTCCGAGCGGATCGACATCGACGAGCTCTTCCGCCGGATGGCGGACAGCTCAGACGACGTCGAGCGACAACGCTGGCGCCGCCGCATCATCACCGCGTGCATGCCGATCGCCGACCGCATCGCCTGGCGGTTCGTCGGCCGCGGCGAACCTCCCGAAGACCTGCTGCAGGTCGCCCGCATCGGCTTGATCCACACCGTCGACCGTTTCGACCCGAACCGGGGGCACTTCCTGTCGTTGGCGGTGCCGACGATCCGGGGCGAGCTCAAGCGGTACTTCCGCGACAACACCTGGACCGTGCGGGTGCCGCGCCGGATGCAGGAGACGCAGATGCGCCTGCGAGACGCTGTGAACACCCTGTCGCAACGACTGTGCCGCGCGCCCACCAACGACGAACTCGCCCGAGAACTCGACGTGAGCCCCGAGGAACTCGCCGAATCGCAGAACGCCAACTGGGCGTATCAGCCGCTGTCCCTCGATTCCCCCGTGGGCGCGGCGGAGTCGACGACCAATGACACCCTGGGCTCGTTACAGGGTTGCGACGATCCGCGCCTCGGCCATGTCGAGGATCTGATGGTGGTCCACGACGCGCTGGCCGAACTCGACCCGCGGCGGCGCGCGGTCGTTGGCATGATCTTCTTCGACTGCCTCACCCAGCGCGAGGTGGCTCAGAGGCTCAATGTGTCCCAGGTGCAGATCTCCCGATTGCTCAACGACACCCTGTGCCGC
- a CDS encoding AI-2E family transporter, which produces MSTRSDDGLVPVGVQRAAAWIWRLLLFLLAAVVLVWLLKRFNLIVVPLAVALILSALFLPAVDALNRHKVPRGLAVTLVLLGGLGALGGLLAFVGTRMIDGLPELFEQITVSIDSLRRWLTDGPLELSERQIDSFVNSAITALQDQQARLTSGVLSTASATTQFVGGVFIAIFALVSFLHGGRHIYRSITTVLPASVRDRVRDGGVAGFTALTSFIRATFVVAFVDAVGIGVGLVILGIPLALPLASLVFLGAFIPFVGAVVTGFLAVVVAFLAKGWVFALLTLALVLAVQQLEGNVLQPLIMGKAVRLHPLAVLVALTAGAVVAGVAGVLLAVPALAFTDRAVRALAAAQSAQTPAGAAAEP; this is translated from the coding sequence ATGTCGACGAGGTCAGACGACGGTCTGGTTCCCGTCGGCGTGCAGAGGGCGGCCGCCTGGATCTGGCGGCTGCTGCTATTCCTGCTGGCTGCGGTGGTGCTGGTCTGGCTGCTCAAGCGCTTCAACCTGATCGTGGTGCCCCTCGCGGTGGCGCTGATCTTGAGTGCGCTGTTCCTTCCGGCCGTCGACGCTCTCAACAGGCACAAGGTGCCACGCGGTCTGGCCGTCACTCTCGTTCTGCTCGGCGGTTTAGGTGCTCTCGGCGGCCTGTTGGCCTTCGTGGGCACCAGAATGATCGACGGCTTACCGGAGTTGTTCGAGCAGATCACCGTCAGCATCGATTCCCTGAGACGCTGGCTGACAGACGGACCGTTGGAACTCAGCGAGCGCCAGATCGACAGCTTCGTCAACTCCGCGATCACTGCGCTTCAGGACCAGCAGGCGCGCCTGACCTCCGGTGTGCTGTCCACGGCCAGCGCGACCACGCAGTTCGTGGGCGGCGTCTTCATCGCGATCTTCGCGCTTGTCAGTTTTCTCCACGGCGGACGGCACATCTACCGCTCGATCACCACCGTGTTACCCGCATCGGTGCGGGACCGGGTCCGGGATGGCGGTGTAGCCGGCTTCACCGCCCTGACGAGCTTCATCCGCGCCACCTTCGTGGTCGCGTTCGTCGATGCGGTCGGCATCGGGGTGGGGCTGGTCATCTTGGGGATCCCACTGGCGCTGCCCCTCGCATCGCTGGTGTTCCTAGGCGCCTTCATTCCCTTCGTCGGCGCGGTGGTGACCGGATTTCTGGCCGTGGTGGTGGCGTTCCTGGCCAAGGGCTGGGTGTTCGCGCTGCTCACGCTGGCGCTGGTGCTAGCCGTTCAGCAATTGGAGGGCAACGTCCTGCAGCCCCTCATCATGGGCAAAGCAGTGCGGTTGCATCCGCTGGCCGTGCTCGTCGCGTTGACTGCCGGTGCGGTCGTCGCGGGTGTGGCCGGGGTGCTGCTTGCGGTGCCGGCGCTGGCCTTCACCGACCGCGCGGTGCGAGCCCTGGCCGCGGCACAGTCCGCCCAGACGCCCGCCGGTGCGGCCGCGGAACCCTAG
- a CDS encoding DUF7144 family membrane protein — protein MTMTDRSKDLRREQLGAVASFASGGLLLASAFMTALLGVSAMFINELIVIEPAWVFRLNVEIWGWIHIGLGVAMALVGLAVMFRWLWARVAAISVSLASMVLFFLWLPYYPVWSVVVIALNVVIIFAIVTWDTPAAQPSAD, from the coding sequence ATGACGATGACAGACCGCTCGAAGGACCTGCGGCGAGAGCAGCTCGGCGCTGTCGCCTCCTTCGCATCCGGCGGGCTGCTGCTCGCCAGCGCTTTCATGACGGCGTTGCTGGGCGTTTCCGCCATGTTCATCAACGAGCTGATCGTGATCGAGCCGGCGTGGGTGTTCCGGCTGAACGTCGAGATCTGGGGCTGGATTCACATCGGACTCGGGGTGGCGATGGCGTTGGTGGGCCTGGCCGTGATGTTCCGTTGGCTGTGGGCGCGTGTCGCAGCGATCAGCGTGTCGCTGGCCTCGATGGTCCTGTTCTTTCTCTGGCTGCCGTACTACCCGGTGTGGTCCGTCGTGGTGATCGCCCTCAACGTGGTGATCATCTTCGCCATCGTCACGTGGGACACCCCGGCGGCGCAGCCGTCGGCGGATTGA
- a CDS encoding MarR family winged helix-turn-helix transcriptional regulator — protein sequence MAAPQKTRRSDNGLMTDQVDAVLRASRALVGIAATSLAAVEDVVTVPQWRVLVLVHTRGPMNLASVAAELDVNPSNASRTCDRLTRAGLLNRREAEFDRRNVTLTLTAAGRRLVQKVTRQRRTAIEKVLATMPVGDRDRLADALEVFAAAAGEKPDGGRVVAALWPPPR from the coding sequence ATGGCCGCGCCGCAGAAGACCCGCAGGAGTGACAACGGGCTGATGACCGACCAGGTGGACGCGGTGTTGCGCGCCTCGCGCGCGCTGGTCGGTATTGCCGCCACATCGCTGGCCGCCGTCGAAGATGTGGTGACGGTTCCGCAATGGCGGGTGCTGGTGCTGGTGCACACCCGCGGGCCCATGAATCTGGCATCGGTGGCGGCCGAGTTGGACGTCAATCCCTCCAACGCCAGCAGAACCTGTGATCGGTTGACTCGAGCGGGGTTGCTGAACCGGCGGGAGGCCGAATTCGACCGCCGCAACGTCACCTTGACCCTGACCGCAGCCGGCCGACGTCTGGTGCAGAAGGTGACGCGCCAGCGCCGCACCGCAATCGAGAAGGTGTTGGCCACCATGCCGGTCGGTGACCGGGACAGGTTGGCCGATGCCTTGGAGGTGTTCGCCGCGGCCGCCGGAGAGAAGCCCGACGGGGGCAGGGTGGTGGCCGCGCTCTGGCCGCCGCCGCGCTGA